One Oncorhynchus keta strain PuntledgeMale-10-30-2019 chromosome 22, Oket_V2, whole genome shotgun sequence DNA window includes the following coding sequences:
- the LOC127910689 gene encoding uncharacterized protein LOC127910689 isoform X5, with amino-acid sequence MVSGTSLLTTGQVSEKRIRSVARNIYYSLQSKITEFLRKDLQRSDTTLGSIQIFTYQSSPASQRASLGHLEVNQSSVTPGGNDACVDIPHKLLSKTTELSGSMLEDIDTIRCRSADSQNTRNTSSSRSSISVTPTSKLRQSKWHFALPGTPIPTEFPAQIDFPIVRNTIIEDFFHTEDLLPVNFVDKVRQAAGVVVDIMVESVENTQEDGQGASHLDDLRSAVRKLRKIISTWTIHIFSHELVDKVIALQDSHSTPQVLTLEAAKSASDSILSRLKWGKEQCAISKELSSQLLQIFAEETVKCFLRQWSDEYENINFDVSVQNDPKTSTCMVILQMITKATAKCYFESATSVATSDIVEGVFDLERDTISSTGEQVLTFNTKGSKKVSKNLCPQESLEYQPQNISPTVYFTETMTTSHGSFSPEGIYDIASSFPLEEKCRKPSLFTRLSRSITKGFLSPFKYSRKTKLFK; translated from the exons ATGGTATCTGGAACCTCCCTGCTCACCACTGGACAGGTTTCTGAGAAAAGGATCCGGTCTGTTGCTCGTAACATCTACTACAGTCTGCAAAGTAAGATTACGGAGTTTCTCAGAAAAGATCTTCAAAGATCAGACACAACACTTGGTTCAATCCAAATCTTTACATATCAAAGCAGTCCTGCATCACAAAGAGCAAGTCTCGGCCATCTTGAGGTCAACCAGAGCAGTGTTACACCTGGTGGAAACGATGCCTGTGTGGACATTCCGCACAAATTACTATCTAAAACCACTGAGCTCTCAGGATCCATGCTGGAGGATATTGACACGATCCGTTGTAGGAGTGCTGACAGCCAAAATACAAGAAATACCTCTTCTTCACGCTCCTCCATCTCTGTAACACCTACTTCAAAATTAAGGCAGTCGAAATGGCACTTTGCCTTACCCGGGACTCCCATCCCCACTGAGTTTCCTGCTCAGATTGACTTTCCCATTGTTAGAAACACAATCATTGAGGACTTCTTTCACACAGAGGACTTACTTCCTGTAAACTTTGTGGACAAAGTCAGGCAAGCTGCTGGGGTGGTAGTGGACATTATGGTGGAAAGTGTTGAGAACACACAGGAAGATGGACAGGGTGCTTCTCATCTTGACGACCTCCGATCTGCTGTTAGGAAATTGAGAAAAATCATTTCCACTTGGACCATCCACATTTTCAGTCATGAATTGGTGGATAAAGTGATAGCCCTTCAGGACAGCCACAGCACTCCACAGGTCTTAACATTGGAAGCAGCCAAAAGTGCTTCAGACTCCATTCTTTCAAGGCTGAAATGGGGAAAGGAACAATGTGCCATATCCAAGGAGCTCTCCTCTCAGCTTCTCCAGATATTTGCTGAAGAGACAGTGAAGTGCTTCCTGAGACAGTGGTCAGATGAGTATGAAAACATAAACTTTGATGTTTCAGTCCAGAACGATCCAAAGACTTCTACTTGCATGGTCATTCTTCAAATGATCACCAAAGCCACTGCTAAATGTTATTTTGAGTCCGCTACCAGCGTGGCCACCAGTGACATTGTAGAAGGCGTGTTTGATTTGGAAAGGGATACCATCAGCAGTACTGGAGAGCAGGTCCTCACCTTTAACACAAAG GGTTCCAAGAAAGTTAGTAAGAACCTCTGTCCTCAAGAGTCTCTGGagtaccagcctcagaacatttcCCCTACTGTGTACTTTACAG AGACGATGACAACATCTCATGGCTCCTTTTCTCCAGAGGGAATTTATGATATCGCATCGTCCTTCCCACTTGAAGAGAAGTGTCGCAAACCCTCCCTTTTCACCAGATTGTCTAGATCCATCACGAAAGGCTTTCTCAGCCCATTCAAATATTCAAGGAAAACCAAATTATTTAAATAA
- the LOC127910689 gene encoding uncharacterized protein LOC127910689 isoform X2, which produces MVSGTSLLTTGQVSEKRIRSVARNIYYSLQSKITEFLRKDLQRSDTTLGSIQIFTYQSSPASQRASLGHLEVNQSSVTPGGNDACVDIPHKLLSKTTELSGSMLEDIDTIRCRSADSQNTRNTSSSRSSISVTPTSKLRQSKWHFALPGTPIPTEFPAQIDFPIVRNTIIEDFFHTEDLLPVNFVDKVRQAAGVVVDIMVESVENTQEDGQGASHLDDLRSAVRKLRKIISTWTIHIFSHELVDKVIALQDSHSTPQVLTLEAAKSASDSILSRLKWGKEQCAISKELSSQLLQIFAEETVKCFLRQWSDEYENINFDVSVQNDPKTSTCMVILQMITKATAKCYFESATSVATSDIVEGVFDLERDTISSTGEQVLLTFNTKGSKKVSKNLCPQESLEYQPQNISPTVYFTETMTTSHGSFSPEGIYDIASSFPLEEKCRKPSLFTRLSRSITKGFLSPFKYSRKTKLFK; this is translated from the exons ATGGTATCTGGAACCTCCCTGCTCACCACTGGACAGGTTTCTGAGAAAAGGATCCGGTCTGTTGCTCGTAACATCTACTACAGTCTGCAAAGTAAGATTACGGAGTTTCTCAGAAAAGATCTTCAAAGATCAGACACAACACTTGGTTCAATCCAAATCTTTACATATCAAAGCAGTCCTGCATCACAAAGAGCAAGTCTCGGCCATCTTGAGGTCAACCAGAGCAGTGTTACACCTGGTGGAAACGATGCCTGTGTGGACATTCCGCACAAATTACTATCTAAAACCACTGAGCTCTCAGGATCCATGCTGGAGGATATTGACACGATCCGTTGTAGGAGTGCTGACAGCCAAAATACAAGAAATACCTCTTCTTCACGCTCCTCCATCTCTGTAACACCTACTTCAAAATTAAGGCAGTCGAAATGGCACTTTGCCTTACCCGGGACTCCCATCCCCACTGAGTTTCCTGCTCAGATTGACTTTCCCATTGTTAGAAACACAATCATTGAGGACTTCTTTCACACAGAGGACTTACTTCCTGTAAACTTTGTGGACAAAGTCAGGCAAGCTGCTGGGGTGGTAGTGGACATTATGGTGGAAAGTGTTGAGAACACACAGGAAGATGGACAGGGTGCTTCTCATCTTGACGACCTCCGATCTGCTGTTAGGAAATTGAGAAAAATCATTTCCACTTGGACCATCCACATTTTCAGTCATGAATTGGTGGATAAAGTGATAGCCCTTCAGGACAGCCACAGCACTCCACAGGTCTTAACATTGGAAGCAGCCAAAAGTGCTTCAGACTCCATTCTTTCAAGGCTGAAATGGGGAAAGGAACAATGTGCCATATCCAAGGAGCTCTCCTCTCAGCTTCTCCAGATATTTGCTGAAGAGACAGTGAAGTGCTTCCTGAGACAGTGGTCAGATGAGTATGAAAACATAAACTTTGATGTTTCAGTCCAGAACGATCCAAAGACTTCTACTTGCATGGTCATTCTTCAAATGATCACCAAAGCCACTGCTAAATGTTATTTTGAGTCCGCTACCAGCGTGGCCACCAGTGACATTGTAGAAGGCGTGTTTGATTTGGAAAGGGATACCATCAGCAGTACTGGAGAGCAGGTCC TCCTCACCTTTAACACAAAG GGTTCCAAGAAAGTTAGTAAGAACCTCTGTCCTCAAGAGTCTCTGGagtaccagcctcagaacatttcCCCTACTGTGTACTTTACAG AGACGATGACAACATCTCATGGCTCCTTTTCTCCAGAGGGAATTTATGATATCGCATCGTCCTTCCCACTTGAAGAGAAGTGTCGCAAACCCTCCCTTTTCACCAGATTGTCTAGATCCATCACGAAAGGCTTTCTCAGCCCATTCAAATATTCAAGGAAAACCAAATTATTTAAATAA
- the LOC127910689 gene encoding uncharacterized protein LOC127910689 isoform X19: MVSGTSLLTTGQVSEKRIRSVARNIYYSLQSKITEFLRKDLQRSDTTLGSIQIFTYQSSPASQRASLGHLEVNQSSVTPGGNDACVDIPHKLLSKTTELSGSMLEDIDTIRCRSADSQNTRNTSSSRSSISVTPTSKLRQSKWHFALPGTPIPTEFPAQIDFPIVRNTIIEDFFHTEDLLPVNFVDKVRQAAGVVVDIMVESVENTQEDGQGASHLDDLRSAVRKLRKIISTWTIHIFSHELVDKVIALQDSHSTPQVLTLEAAKSASDSILSRLKWGKEQCAISKELSSQLLQIFAEETVKCFLRQWSDEYENINFDVSVQNDPKTSTCMVILQMITKATAKCYFESATSVATSDIVEGVFDLERDTISSTGEQVLLTFNTKV, translated from the coding sequence ATGGTATCTGGAACCTCCCTGCTCACCACTGGACAGGTTTCTGAGAAAAGGATCCGGTCTGTTGCTCGTAACATCTACTACAGTCTGCAAAGTAAGATTACGGAGTTTCTCAGAAAAGATCTTCAAAGATCAGACACAACACTTGGTTCAATCCAAATCTTTACATATCAAAGCAGTCCTGCATCACAAAGAGCAAGTCTCGGCCATCTTGAGGTCAACCAGAGCAGTGTTACACCTGGTGGAAACGATGCCTGTGTGGACATTCCGCACAAATTACTATCTAAAACCACTGAGCTCTCAGGATCCATGCTGGAGGATATTGACACGATCCGTTGTAGGAGTGCTGACAGCCAAAATACAAGAAATACCTCTTCTTCACGCTCCTCCATCTCTGTAACACCTACTTCAAAATTAAGGCAGTCGAAATGGCACTTTGCCTTACCCGGGACTCCCATCCCCACTGAGTTTCCTGCTCAGATTGACTTTCCCATTGTTAGAAACACAATCATTGAGGACTTCTTTCACACAGAGGACTTACTTCCTGTAAACTTTGTGGACAAAGTCAGGCAAGCTGCTGGGGTGGTAGTGGACATTATGGTGGAAAGTGTTGAGAACACACAGGAAGATGGACAGGGTGCTTCTCATCTTGACGACCTCCGATCTGCTGTTAGGAAATTGAGAAAAATCATTTCCACTTGGACCATCCACATTTTCAGTCATGAATTGGTGGATAAAGTGATAGCCCTTCAGGACAGCCACAGCACTCCACAGGTCTTAACATTGGAAGCAGCCAAAAGTGCTTCAGACTCCATTCTTTCAAGGCTGAAATGGGGAAAGGAACAATGTGCCATATCCAAGGAGCTCTCCTCTCAGCTTCTCCAGATATTTGCTGAAGAGACAGTGAAGTGCTTCCTGAGACAGTGGTCAGATGAGTATGAAAACATAAACTTTGATGTTTCAGTCCAGAACGATCCAAAGACTTCTACTTGCATGGTCATTCTTCAAATGATCACCAAAGCCACTGCTAAATGTTATTTTGAGTCCGCTACCAGCGTGGCCACCAGTGACATTGTAGAAGGCGTGTTTGATTTGGAAAGGGATACCATCAGCAGTACTGGAGAGCAGGTCC
- the LOC127910689 gene encoding uncharacterized protein LOC127910689 isoform X4 has protein sequence MVSGTSLLTTGQVSEKRIRSVARNIYYSLQSKITEFLRKDLQRSDTTLGSIQIFTYQSSPASQRASLGHLEVNQSSVTPGGNDACVDIPHKLLSKTTELSGSMLEDIDTIRCRSADSQNTRNTSSSRSSISVTPTSKLRQSKWHFALPGTPIPTEFPAQIDFPIVRNTIIEDFFHTEDLLPVNFVDKVRQAAGVVVDIMVESVENTQEDGQGASHLDDLRSAVRKLRKIISTWTIHIFSHELVDKVIALQDSHSTPQVLTLEAAKSASDSILSRLKWGKEQCAISKELSSQLLQIFAEETVKCFLRQWSDEYENINFDVSVQNDPKTSTCMVILQMITKATAKCYFESATSVATSDIVEGVFDLERDTISSTGEQVLTFNTKGSKKVSKNLCPQESLEYQPQNISPTVYFTETMTTSHGSFSPEGIYDIASSFPLEEKSRKPSLFTRLSRSITKGFLSPFKSSRKTKLFK, from the exons ATGGTATCTGGAACCTCCCTGCTCACCACTGGACAGGTTTCTGAGAAAAGGATCCGGTCTGTTGCTCGTAACATCTACTACAGTCTGCAAAGTAAGATTACGGAGTTTCTCAGAAAAGATCTTCAAAGATCAGACACAACACTTGGTTCAATCCAAATCTTTACATATCAAAGCAGTCCTGCATCACAAAGAGCAAGTCTCGGCCATCTTGAGGTCAACCAGAGCAGTGTTACACCTGGTGGAAACGATGCCTGTGTGGACATTCCGCACAAATTACTATCTAAAACCACTGAGCTCTCAGGATCCATGCTGGAGGATATTGACACGATCCGTTGTAGGAGTGCTGACAGCCAAAATACAAGAAATACCTCTTCTTCACGCTCCTCCATCTCTGTAACACCTACTTCAAAATTAAGGCAGTCGAAATGGCACTTTGCCTTACCCGGGACTCCCATCCCCACTGAGTTTCCTGCTCAGATTGACTTTCCCATTGTTAGAAACACAATCATTGAGGACTTCTTTCACACAGAGGACTTACTTCCTGTAAACTTTGTGGACAAAGTCAGGCAAGCTGCTGGGGTGGTAGTGGACATTATGGTGGAAAGTGTTGAGAACACACAGGAAGATGGACAGGGTGCTTCTCATCTTGACGACCTCCGATCTGCTGTTAGGAAATTGAGAAAAATCATTTCCACTTGGACCATCCACATTTTCAGTCATGAATTGGTGGATAAAGTGATAGCCCTTCAGGACAGCCACAGCACTCCACAGGTCTTAACATTGGAAGCAGCCAAAAGTGCTTCAGACTCCATTCTTTCAAGGCTGAAATGGGGAAAGGAACAATGTGCCATATCCAAGGAGCTCTCCTCTCAGCTTCTCCAGATATTTGCTGAAGAGACAGTGAAGTGCTTCCTGAGACAGTGGTCAGATGAGTATGAAAACATAAACTTTGATGTTTCAGTCCAGAACGATCCAAAGACTTCTACTTGCATGGTCATTCTTCAAATGATCACCAAAGCCACTGCTAAATGTTATTTTGAGTCCGCTACCAGCGTGGCCACCAGTGACATTGTAGAAGGCGTGTTTGATTTGGAAAGGGATACCATCAGCAGTACTGGAGAGCAGGTCCTCACCTTTAACACAAAG GGTTCCAAGAAAGTTAGTAAGAACCTCTGTCCTCAAGAGTCTCTGGagtaccagcctcagaacatttcCCCTACTGTGTACTTTACAG AGACGATGACAACATCTCATGGCTCCTTTTCTCCAGAGGGAATTTATGATATCGCATCGTCCTTCCCACTTGAAGAGAAGAGTCGCAAACCCTCCCTTTTCACCAGATTGTCTAGATCCATCACGAAAGGCTTTCTCAGCCCATTCAAATCTTCAAGGAAAACCAAATTATTTAAATAA